The following coding sequences are from one Syngnathus acus chromosome 14, fSynAcu1.2, whole genome shotgun sequence window:
- the trim47 gene encoding E3 ubiquitin-protein ligase TRIM47, with protein sequence MAASSSDDVRKELTCAICLDFFKDPVILKCGHNFCRVCISMHWDQNGFDYSYQCPQCRTVFTKRTFTKNYLVQNLVAKMDSLDCLGSNPSQSPAKVKDECELHGEELRLFCHEDNKRICMACCESRAHRYHKICPVSEVVDNLKGELRKRLRDLNIYKADCVKVMTTDERTKNDIRMKKQRLKEKVEADVGALVQFLLDERDTLLDNLDAEEAAAVASVDDNLESIGAQAADATKHIADINQLLNGDGGFQSLVDTFNKALHQTYDEAKPADSPAEFPDFPGPFQLIMWKKMMHVLHTMPQNLTLDPDTAHPNLLISDFDTKVEELRNRGQEPDLPVRFTRFCGVLATAQYSGGQHYWEVDVRDKGVWYLGVTTEGSNRKGFVSLTPSAGYWSLCLQDRLYANGEDGRVPVADYWNSPRVGVYLDYDRGRLSFYDAVTMKRLYMFDTCFVEPVYPFFSPGKNDPGSRLCICHYY encoded by the exons ATGGCCGCGTCGTCCAGCGACGACGTGAGGAAGGAGCTGACCTGCGCCATTTGCCTGGACTTTTTCAAAGACCCGGTCATTCTCAAGTGCGGACACAATTTCTGCCGTGTCTGCATCTCCATGCACTGGGACCAAAATGGCTTCGACTACAGCTACCAGTGCCCGCAGTGTCGAACG GTGTTCACCAAGAGGACTTTCACTAAGAACTACCTGGTACAGAACCTAGTAGCCAAGATGGACAGCTTGGATTGCTTGGGTTCGAACCCAAGTCAGAGCCCTGCCAAGGTGAAAGACGAGTGCGAGCTGCACGGCGAGGAGCTCAGGTTGTTCTGCCACGAGGACAACAAGCGCATctgcatggcgtgttgtgaGTCACGCGCGCACAG gtATCACAAGATTTGTCCAGTCTCAGAGGTTGTGGATAATTTGAAG gggGAGTTGAGAAAGCGTCTGAGGGATCTCAACATTTACAAGGCGGACTGCGTCAAAGTCATGACCACCGACGAGCGCACCAAAAACGACATCAGG ATGAAGAAGCAGCGCCTGAAGGAGAAGGTGGAGGCGGACGTGGGTGCTCTGGTTCAGTTCCTGCTGGACGAGCGTGACACGCTGCTGGACAACCTGGACGccgaggaggcggcggccgtGGCGTCGGTGGACGACAATCTGGAGAGCATCGGCGCTCAGGCGGCCGACGCGACGAAGCACATCGCCGACATCAACCAGCTCCTCAACGGCGACGGCGGCTTCCAG AGCCTGGTGGACACCTTCAATAA AGCGTTGCACCAAACGTACGACGAGGCGAAGCCTGCCGACAGTCCCGCCGAGTTCCCCGACTTCCCTGGACCTTTCCAGCTCATCATGTGGAAGAAGATGATGCACGTTCTGCACACCA TGCCCCAGAACCTGACGCTGGACCCGGACACGGCGCACCCCAACCTCCTGATCTCGGACTTCGACACCAAGGTGGAGGAGCTGCGCAATCGCGGGCAGGAGCCCGACCTGCCGGTGCGCTTCACGCGCTTTTGCGGCGTGCTGGCCACGGCCCAGTACTCCGGCGGGCAGCACTACTGGGAAGTGGACGTGCGCGACAAGGGCGTGTGGTACCTGGGCGTCACCACCGAGGGCAGCAACCGCAAGGGCTTCGTCAGCCTCACGCCCTCGGCCGGCTACTGGAGCCTGTGCCTGCAGGACCGGCTCTACGCCAACGGGGAGGACGGCCGTGTCCCCGTGGCCGACTACTGGAACTCGCCGCGCGTAGGCGTCTACCTGGACTACGACCGCGGGCGCCTCAGTTTCTACGACGCCGTCACCATGAAGCGCCTCTACATGTTCGACACCTGCTTCGTAGAGCCCGTCTATCCCTTCTTCAGCCCCGGCAAGAACGACCCGGGCAGCCGCCTCTGCATCTGCCACTACTACTGA
- the LOC119134193 gene encoding arrestin red cell isoform X1, translating into MGDKASTRVFKKSSPNCKVTVYLGKRDFVDHLDHVDPVDGVILVDPEYLKDRKVFVTLTCAFRYGREDLDVLGLSFRKDLYISTFQAFPPVPDERKANSRLQERLLKKLGQHAHPFYFTIPQNLPCSVTLQPGPEDTGKACGVDFEIRAFCAKNMEEKIQKRNSVRLVIRKVQYAPEKAGPQPMVETTRSFLMSDRSLHLEASLDKELYYHGEPISVNVHVTNNSTKTVKRIKISVRQYADICLFSTAQYKCPVAQLEADDQVSSSSTFCKVYTLTPTLDKNREKRGLALDGKLKHEDTNLASSTIVKDVTNKEVLGILVSYRVKVKLVVSRGGDVSVELPFILMHPKPADPPVSRPQSAAPESDPPIDTNLIEFDTNSVSQDDDFVFEDFARLRLKGVVDDKDEDC; encoded by the exons ATGGGCGACAAGGCGAGTACGAG AGTCTTCAAGAAATCCAGTCCAAACTGTAAG GTGACAGTCTACTTGGGCAAGCGGGACTTCGTGGACCACCTAGACCACGTGGATCCAGTCG ACGGCGTCATCTTGGTGGATCCCGAGTACCTGAAGGACCGGAAAG tcttcgTCACGCTGACTTGCGCCTTCCGTTATGGCCGCGAGGACTTGGACGTGTTGGGTCTGTCCTTCCGCAAGGATCTGTACATCTCCACCTTCCAG gCCTTCCCGCCCGTCCCCGATGAGCGCAAAGCCAACAGTCGACTGCAGGAGCGGCTCCTCAAGAAGTTGGGCCAGCACGCCCACCCTTTCTACTTTACT atCCCTCAAAATCTTCCATGTTCCGTCACGCTGCAGCCTGGACCTGAAGACACCGGCAAG GCGTGCGGCGTGGACTTTGAGATCCGAGCATTCTGTGCCAAGAACATGGAGGAGAAGATCCAAAAGAG GAACTCTGTGCGTCTGGTGATCCGCAAGGTGCAGTACGCTCCGGAGAAGGCGGGACCTCAGCCCATGGTGGAGACCACTCGCAGCTTCTTGATGTCGGACAGGTCGCTGCACTTGGAGGCGTCGCTGGACAAGGAG CTGTACTACCACGGCGAGCCCATCAGCGTCAACGTCCACGTGACCAACAACTCCACCAAGACGGTCAAGAGGATCAAGATCTCAG TGCGTCAGTACGCCGACATCTGTTTGTTCAGCACGGCGCAATACAAATGTCCCGTGGCGCAGCTGGAAGCCGA CGACCAGGTGTCGTCGAGCTCCACCTTCTGCAAAGTGTACACGCTGACGCCGACCCTGGACAAGAACCGCGAGAAGCGAGGCCTGGCGCTGGACGGGAAGCTCAAACATGAAGACACCAACCTGGCCTCCTCCACCAT CGTCAAGGATGTGACCAACAAGGAGGTTCTGGGCATTCTGGTATCCTACAGGGTCAAAGTCAAGCTGGTGGTCTCACGTGGCGG CGACGTGTCGGTGGAACTGCCGTTCATCCTCATGCACCCGAAACCGGCCGACCCCCCCGTGTCGCGTCCGCAGTCAG CCGCGCCAGAGTCGGACCCGCCCATCGACACCAACCTGATCGAGTTCGACACCAA CAGCGTCTCCCAGGACGACGACTTTGTTTTCGAGGACTTCGCCCGGCTGCGTCTCAAAGGCGTGGTGGACGACAAAGATGAGGACTGCTAG
- the LOC119134193 gene encoding arrestin red cell isoform X2, with product MGDKASTRVFKKSSPNCKVTVYLGKRDFVDHLDHVDPVDGVILVDPEYLKDRKVFVTLTCAFRYGREDLDVLGLSFRKDLYISTFQAFPPVPDERKANSRLQERLLKKLGQHAHPFYFTIPQNLPCSVTLQPGPEDTGKACGVDFEIRAFCAKNMEEKIQKRNSVRLVIRKVQYAPEKAGPQPMVETTRSFLMSDRSLHLEASLDKELYYHGEPISVNVHVTNNSTKTVKRIKISVRQYADICLFSTAQYKCPVAQLEADDQVSSSSTFCKVYTLTPTLDKNREKRGLALDGKLKHEDTNLASSTIVKDVTNKEVLGILVSYRVKVKLVVSRGGDVSVELPFILMHPKPADPPVSRPQSAAPESDPPIDTNLIEFDTNVSQDDDFVFEDFARLRLKGVVDDKDEDC from the exons ATGGGCGACAAGGCGAGTACGAG AGTCTTCAAGAAATCCAGTCCAAACTGTAAG GTGACAGTCTACTTGGGCAAGCGGGACTTCGTGGACCACCTAGACCACGTGGATCCAGTCG ACGGCGTCATCTTGGTGGATCCCGAGTACCTGAAGGACCGGAAAG tcttcgTCACGCTGACTTGCGCCTTCCGTTATGGCCGCGAGGACTTGGACGTGTTGGGTCTGTCCTTCCGCAAGGATCTGTACATCTCCACCTTCCAG gCCTTCCCGCCCGTCCCCGATGAGCGCAAAGCCAACAGTCGACTGCAGGAGCGGCTCCTCAAGAAGTTGGGCCAGCACGCCCACCCTTTCTACTTTACT atCCCTCAAAATCTTCCATGTTCCGTCACGCTGCAGCCTGGACCTGAAGACACCGGCAAG GCGTGCGGCGTGGACTTTGAGATCCGAGCATTCTGTGCCAAGAACATGGAGGAGAAGATCCAAAAGAG GAACTCTGTGCGTCTGGTGATCCGCAAGGTGCAGTACGCTCCGGAGAAGGCGGGACCTCAGCCCATGGTGGAGACCACTCGCAGCTTCTTGATGTCGGACAGGTCGCTGCACTTGGAGGCGTCGCTGGACAAGGAG CTGTACTACCACGGCGAGCCCATCAGCGTCAACGTCCACGTGACCAACAACTCCACCAAGACGGTCAAGAGGATCAAGATCTCAG TGCGTCAGTACGCCGACATCTGTTTGTTCAGCACGGCGCAATACAAATGTCCCGTGGCGCAGCTGGAAGCCGA CGACCAGGTGTCGTCGAGCTCCACCTTCTGCAAAGTGTACACGCTGACGCCGACCCTGGACAAGAACCGCGAGAAGCGAGGCCTGGCGCTGGACGGGAAGCTCAAACATGAAGACACCAACCTGGCCTCCTCCACCAT CGTCAAGGATGTGACCAACAAGGAGGTTCTGGGCATTCTGGTATCCTACAGGGTCAAAGTCAAGCTGGTGGTCTCACGTGGCGG CGACGTGTCGGTGGAACTGCCGTTCATCCTCATGCACCCGAAACCGGCCGACCCCCCCGTGTCGCGTCCGCAGTCAG CCGCGCCAGAGTCGGACCCGCCCATCGACACCAACCTGATCGAGTTCGACACCAA CGTCTCCCAGGACGACGACTTTGTTTTCGAGGACTTCGCCCGGCTGCGTCTCAAAGGCGTGGTGGACGACAAAGATGAGGACTGCTAG
- the taf9 gene encoding transcription initiation factor TFIID subunit 9, with protein sequence MSAPKSIPKDAQVMMQILKDMGVTEYEPRVINQMLEFTYRYVTSIIEDAKIYATHAKKSTVDADDIKLAIQCRMDQSFTSPPPRDFLLEVARQKNQTPLPLIKPYTGPRLPPDRYCLTAPNYRLKFLPKKVGSAGRISAPRLSTVSGRPATPTLGNASVQPVGGAKIGTPVSLTGQRFAVQIQPPSQSGGTKSASHGTPATSSVLINSSLMGSKNILITTNMGAQSAGSESLKRKHPDDYDAV encoded by the exons ATGTCTGCACCCAAAAGCATCCCCAAAGATGCTCAG GTAATGATGCAGATCCTGAAGGACATGGGGGTCACAGAGTACGAGCCCCGCGTCATCAACCAGATGTTGGAATTCACTTACA GATACGTGACGAGCATTATTGAGGATGCGAAGATCTACGCCACGCACGCCAAGAAGTCCACTGTGGATGCTGACGACATTAAATTGGCCATTCAGTGCCGCATGGACCAGTCGTTTACATCGCCGCCACCCAGAGAT TTCCTGCTGGAGGTAGCCAGACAGAAGAACCAGACACCGCTGCCCCTCATCAAACCGTACACAGGCCCCCGCCTGCCACCGGACCGCTACTGCCTGACTGCCCCCAACTATCGCCTCAAATTCCTCCCCAAGAAGGTTGGGTCGGCCGGCAGGATATCGGCACCCCGCCTCAGCACCGTCTCCGGCCGACCGGCCACACCCACTCTAG GAAACGCGTCAGTTCAGCCGGTGGGCGGGGCCAAGATCGGAACGCCCGTGTCGCTGACGGGTCAAAGGTTTGCCGTGCAGATCCAGCCTCCCTCGCAGAGCGGCGGCACTAAAAGTG CGTCGCACGGCACGCCCGCCACCTCCAGCGTGCTCATCAACTCGTCTCTGATGGGCTCCAAGAACATCCTCATCACCACCAACATGGGGGCTCAGAGCGCCGGCAGCGAGTCACTCAAAAGGAAACACCCGGACGACTACGACGCCGTGTGA